The stretch of DNA TGTCACCGGTTATTGAGCTGAACGATAAGGAGCTGAGAGTTGGTAAAGCTCACATTTCTCGCGAATTTATTGGCAGCGTAAGCGCATACTCAGGCAACTATGCCGTTGCTGCACGAGGCCCAGAACTCGATGCCCGAGCCTGGATTTTTCTTCGCGGGTGGATCAATCCTGTAGTCCGCGTAGACATTAACGATCCTGGAGACCCCACTCCCTACTGGCTCTTTTCTACGCGCAAGCCAGAGCAACTCGTTGCCGCCTTACGAGCAGGACGCAAGCAATAAAAAATAATGGCCGGCAATCATGCCGGCCATTACCAATACAGTTCCTAGAAGGCACATTCCTTACAAACAGGGCCTAATTTTTCTTCGTGATCTACCTGAGAACGGTGCTTGACAAGGAAACAACTCACGCAGGTGAATTCATCGTCCTGTGGGGGTAGAACAACAACATCAAGCTCGAGGTCTGAGAGATCTGCACCTGCAAGCTCAAAACCACCAGGGTTATCTGCATCCTCACCGTCAACAGCGCCAGAAAGCTTGTCCGGCACGCGTTCCTTGAGCGCTTCAATGGACTCGGTGTCGTCATTGTCAGTTTTGCGAGGTGCGTCGTAATCAGTAGCCATCTTTATGTTCCAAATCGTCACGTCACCGGCTCAAAAATACGCCGGCGCGGACAGTTTGCCTGATTGTGGCCAGAAATACAAAATCTTCTTAGGCGTGTTGCTTCTCACACAGCCAATTAGGTCGGCACGCGCAGAAGTTAAGGAGAAGAAATGTATTTTCGTGGAATTCTCTTCTCATACACTTTTGCCCAAGGAGCTAGCAAATATGCGTGAACTGAAAGTCATCGATGTCGATGGTGCAGATCTCATCATTGCTGACGACGAGGGTGAGGAGTACCGGGTAACGGTTGACGAAACCTCGTTACGCCGTCTACGTCACTCGCGCGCCACTGTTGAAGGCCCACGCGTCTCCCCCAAGGACATTCAGGCACATCTTCGTGCAGGTCTCTCCAATGAAGAGATTTCAGCGCTCACTGGGGCCAGCCTTGATTTGATTCAACGTTTTGAAACTCCCGTACTTGCTGAACGCGAATTCATCATTTCTTCTGCACTCGCTGTTCCCACCCAGGACACAGTTTCAACAGATACCGGCAATCTCAGTTCCGCCTTTGGCTCAGTGATTACTCAACGCCTCCACAGCCTCGGAGCATCCTCTGAGCGTTGGGCAACCTGGAAAGAAGAGTCTGGTAACTGGATTATCAAACTCGAGTTCACAGCAAACGGAATCGACCACGATGCAAGGTGGTCTTTCGAATCCCGAAAGCGAACCCTAAGCCCCGTCAACAGTGACGCCTCTACCTTGTCTCAAAAAGGTGACCTCTCCAGTGGTTTGATACCGAAGCTTCGTGCAGTGGCGGTGGATACTTCGGCGCTCGAAGTTACTCAACCCCTCACCCCAACAGTTGAAGCACAAGTTTCTGCTGCCCCTGTTGTGTCAGCGCAGGAGGAGGCTGCAGCTGATTCGCGTGAACACAGCCCCACTGCAGATCTTTTGGAAGCACTTCGTAAGCGTCGCAATGAACGCGAATCAACCCCTGCATGGCTCAAAGACGAGGTCTCTGCAAGCACGGATGCCCAGGAGAGCATCGCGCAAGAAGACACCATTATTTCTGGCGTTACA from Aurantimicrobium sp. MWH-Uga1 encodes:
- the sepH gene encoding septation protein SepH — encoded protein: MRELKVIDVDGADLIIADDEGEEYRVTVDETSLRRLRHSRATVEGPRVSPKDIQAHLRAGLSNEEISALTGASLDLIQRFETPVLAEREFIISSALAVPTQDTVSTDTGNLSSAFGSVITQRLHSLGASSERWATWKEESGNWIIKLEFTANGIDHDARWSFESRKRTLSPVNSDASTLSQKGDLSSGLIPKLRAVAVDTSALEVTQPLTPTVEAQVSAAPVVSAQEEAAADSREHSPTADLLEALRKRRNERESTPAWLKDEVSASTDAQESIAQEDTIISGVTVELDSTLTFTEPFEVSAPEDEPSHANDSKPVNKTGRPTMPSWDDIVFGTRSDDDPA
- a CDS encoding DUF4193 domain-containing protein encodes the protein MATDYDAPRKTDNDDTESIEALKERVPDKLSGAVDGEDADNPGGFELAGADLSDLELDVVVLPPQDDEFTCVSCFLVKHRSQVDHEEKLGPVCKECAF
- a CDS encoding DUF3093 domain-containing protein: MTSFREVLRPSAWMYFAATFMIPTVILVCAPFNLTLGVILSVVIYLAIVIPMFALSPVIELNDKELRVGKAHISREFIGSVSAYSGNYAVAARGPELDARAWIFLRGWINPVVRVDINDPGDPTPYWLFSTRKPEQLVAALRAGRKQ